One part of the [Synechococcus] sp. NIES-970 genome encodes these proteins:
- a CDS encoding sugar (Glycoside-Pentoside-Hexuronide) transporter translates to MSDAPQSPTSFQLPALTPSTQMAYGAGTVGVSMTGNILVFFVLFFFTDVAGLPADKSALILVVGKVMDAISDPIVGWLSDHTDSRWGRRFPWMIFGVVPFALCFVAMWMIPNLGTDGLFFYYATLALIFNTAYTVIFLPYVALTPELTFDYNERTQLNGFRFTFAIGSSILALALAQGIFRLVPDIAQRYLVLAVITAAIALGTMYWSVRGTWQRVQLMEQYRRQHKQRYQPRLSLLQQVQIIFSNRPFLLVMGIYLCSWLGAQLTAVVMQYFVVSWMGLSDFVFTQFALVVQGTALGMLFIWSRLSRRWGKRTVYALGIGLWVVAQAGLFFLQPGQVGLLFCLGFMAGLGVSTAYLIPWSMLPDVIELDELRTGQRREGIFYAFMVMLQKLGIAFGIYIVGQALSWAGYIERVPGSPPAVQPDSALWVIRLVIGPFGTVLLLGGLILAYFYPITATVHAEIRRQLEAGDRQQIPTETKP, encoded by the coding sequence ATGTCCGACGCGCCCCAGTCTCCCACTTCCTTTCAGTTGCCCGCCCTGACCCCAAGTACACAAATGGCCTATGGTGCTGGCACGGTCGGCGTTTCGATGACGGGGAACATCCTCGTTTTTTTTGTGCTGTTTTTCTTTACGGATGTGGCCGGCTTGCCCGCTGATAAAAGTGCCTTGATTCTGGTGGTGGGTAAGGTGATGGACGCCATCAGTGACCCGATTGTCGGCTGGCTCAGTGACCACACCGATTCCCGCTGGGGCCGGCGGTTCCCTTGGATGATCTTTGGGGTGGTGCCCTTTGCTCTGTGTTTTGTCGCAATGTGGATGATTCCGAATTTGGGGACGGATGGCCTATTTTTTTACTATGCAACCCTGGCGTTGATTTTTAACACGGCCTACACGGTGATTTTTTTGCCCTATGTGGCCCTGACCCCAGAGCTCACCTTTGATTACAACGAGCGCACCCAGCTGAATGGTTTTCGGTTTACCTTTGCGATCGGCAGTAGTATTCTCGCCTTGGCTTTGGCCCAGGGGATTTTTCGCCTCGTTCCAGATATTGCCCAACGGTATCTGGTTTTAGCAGTGATCACGGCGGCGATCGCCTTGGGGACGATGTATTGGTCTGTGCGGGGCACATGGCAGCGGGTGCAACTGATGGAACAGTATCGGCGGCAGCACAAACAGCGCTATCAACCGCGCCTATCTCTGTTGCAACAGGTGCAAATTATTTTTAGCAATCGCCCTTTTTTGTTGGTCATGGGGATTTATCTTTGCTCCTGGCTGGGGGCGCAACTGACGGCGGTGGTGATGCAATATTTTGTGGTCAGTTGGATGGGGCTTTCGGATTTTGTTTTTACCCAATTCGCCTTGGTGGTGCAGGGCACAGCTTTGGGGATGCTATTTATCTGGAGTCGCCTCAGTCGCCGTTGGGGAAAACGCACCGTTTATGCCCTGGGGATCGGGCTTTGGGTTGTGGCCCAGGCGGGACTCTTTTTCCTGCAACCGGGTCAGGTGGGCTTGTTGTTTTGCCTCGGCTTTATGGCGGGCTTAGGGGTATCGACGGCCTATTTGATCCCCTGGTCGATGTTACCGGATGTGATCGAACTCGATGAGCTACGCACGGGGCAGCGCCGGGAAGGAATTTTTTATGCGTTTATGGTGATGCTACAAAAGTTGGGGATCGCCTTTGGGATCTACATTGTCGGTCAGGCGCTCAGTTGGGCAGGTTACATTGAGCGAGTCCCCGGTAGCCCGCCTGCTGTGCAACCAGATTCGGCCCTCTGGGTGATCCGTTTAGTGATTGGCCCCTTTGGTACAGTGCTGCTGTTGGGGGGTTTGATCCTGGCTTATTTTTACCCGATTACGGCAACTGTCCATGCTGAAATTCGCCGCCAGCTCGAGGCGGGCGATCGCCAACAGATTCCCACTGAAACAAAGCCCTAG
- the glpK gene encoding glycerol kinase, giving the protein MSNSNPDPTCKNQFEGTMLTSKYVLALDLGTTGNRALLFNRNGDLIAQAYKELTQYYPQPGWVEHDASEIWNDTQAVLRQVLNNNNLDVRDIAAIGLTVQRETCLLWDKTTGKPLHRAIVWQDRRTAPLCQTLSAAGKAAEIYEKTGLVLDAYFSATKLHWLLNWAWENSTVKPENILAGTIDTWILWNLTGGKVHRTDHSNASRTMLLNLQTQDWDLDLLDLFDIPAQIMPTVQSSLGEFGTTDPALFGAAIPITAIFGDQQAALYAHGCDRPGLLKCTYGTGAFLVAHTGDQIKRSQHQLLSTIACTQPSRDGTNLQVGYALEGSMFTAGACIQWLRDGLQIIDTAAETDALAQTVENNGGAYFVPALSGLGAPHWDMSARGAFLGLTRGVKKEHLVRAVLEAIAYQVKEVVDAINQDSGTPIQELKVDGGACHNNFLMQFQADVLGIPVERPAMLDATAQGAAFAAGLAVGFWDDYQTLVQNRKIDHVFKPSANATQAQEYFKTWQKAVERAKNWV; this is encoded by the coding sequence ATGAGCAACAGCAATCCTGACCCGACCTGTAAAAATCAGTTTGAAGGAACAATGCTTACCTCAAAATATGTCCTGGCGTTAGATTTGGGTACGACAGGCAACCGCGCTTTATTGTTTAACCGCAACGGCGACCTCATCGCCCAAGCCTACAAAGAGCTCACCCAGTATTATCCCCAGCCCGGTTGGGTCGAACATGACGCCAGTGAAATCTGGAACGATACCCAGGCCGTACTCCGGCAGGTGCTCAATAACAATAATCTCGATGTCCGCGACATTGCGGCGATCGGCCTCACCGTCCAGCGGGAAACCTGTTTACTCTGGGATAAAACGACAGGAAAACCCCTCCACCGGGCGATCGTTTGGCAAGACCGCCGCACCGCCCCCCTCTGTCAAACCTTAAGTGCCGCCGGGAAAGCTGCCGAAATTTATGAAAAGACGGGCCTTGTTTTAGATGCTTATTTTTCGGCAACAAAATTACATTGGTTACTAAACTGGGCCTGGGAAAATAGCACCGTAAAGCCGGAAAATATCCTCGCGGGCACCATCGACACCTGGATCCTCTGGAACCTCACGGGGGGAAAAGTCCATCGCACCGACCACAGCAATGCCAGCCGGACAATGCTGCTCAATCTCCAGACCCAGGACTGGGATCTAGATTTATTGGATCTGTTCGACATCCCCGCCCAGATAATGCCGACGGTGCAGTCTAGTCTGGGTGAGTTTGGCACCACAGATCCTGCCCTCTTTGGAGCGGCCATTCCAATTACTGCGATTTTTGGGGATCAACAGGCGGCCCTCTATGCCCATGGTTGCGATCGCCCGGGGTTATTAAAATGCACCTATGGCACGGGGGCTTTTTTGGTGGCCCACACGGGGGATCAAATTAAGCGATCGCAGCACCAACTTTTAAGCACCATTGCCTGTACCCAGCCCAGCAGGGATGGGACAAACCTCCAGGTCGGCTATGCCCTCGAAGGCAGTATGTTTACTGCCGGGGCCTGTATCCAATGGTTGCGAGATGGCTTGCAAATTATTGACACCGCCGCCGAAACTGATGCCCTCGCCCAAACGGTTGAAAACAACGGCGGCGCTTATTTTGTGCCCGCGCTCAGCGGCCTGGGAGCGCCCCACTGGGATATGAGCGCCCGGGGTGCTTTCCTTGGTTTGACCAGGGGCGTCAAAAAAGAACATCTGGTGCGGGCTGTCCTGGAGGCGATCGCCTACCAAGTTAAGGAAGTGGTCGATGCCATTAACCAAGATTCCGGCACACCGATCCAGGAGCTAAAGGTTGATGGAGGGGCCTGCCATAACAATTTCTTGATGCAGTTTCAGGCCGATGTCTTGGGGATCCCCGTCGAACGGCCCGCCATGCTTGATGCCACCGCCCAAGGGGCCGCTTTTGCTGCCGGATTAGCAGTCGGTTTTTGGGACGATTACCAAACCCTTGTGCAAAATCGCAAAATTGACCACGTCTTTAAACCCAGTGCCAATGCTACCCAAGCTCAAGAGTATTTTAAAACCTGGCAAAAAGCCGTCGAACGCGCCAAAAATTGGGTCTAA